In Actinomyces marmotae, the DNA window CCCTGAGCGCCCGCGTCTCGCGCCTCGCCGGCCTGCTTGACCCCGACGACCAGCGCAGCCGTCGTGAGAACGACGCCTGGACCGCCACCTTCGCCAGCCAGTCCGGCGCGGCCGGCATTGACGCGGCCTCCCTCAAGGGGGAGGCGCGGGCCGCCGCGATGTCCCCCGCCACCCCGCCCGATGGGCAGGCGAGCATCGGCGTGAAGGAGACCGGGGGTGCCATGGGCTCGGCCGGAACGGTGAGCGCCGCCAGTTCCGAGGGCACTGCCGGTTCCGAGGGCGCCGCCAGCGCGCTCTCCGCCGCCTCCGCCCAGGTCGCGCCCTCGTCCGCGCCGTCGGCCGTCTCGGCGCAGATGCCCCAGGAGACGCCACCATCCCAGCCGGGCCGGGAGAGCATCGCCGGGCCGACGGACATGACTCCCGCCACCCCCGTCAGGGGCCATGTCCGCATCCCCGCGGGCGGACCGGGCGGCAGCGGCGGCGTGCTCATGCCCGATTCTGTGCCGACCGCGCCCACCAGCGGTGATGCGCGCCCTCCCTCCATGACCGCTCACGTATTGGTCGAGGATGTTCCGACTGCTCCGCACCAGCCAGTGGCCGTCTCGGCGAGCCCGGCTGCTCCCACCAGCCCCGCAGCCCCCTCCCCTGAGGTGGCGCGCCCGGACGGAATCGCCGCCCTGGCCCCGGCCTTCAGCGGCCCGGTCCGCCGCTCGATCGTGCAGCGGGTCGCCAGCGAGTTCTCCACCGAGGAGATCGGCCCCGTCGAGGGGGCCGCCGATCGCGCCGGCGCTTCGTCCTACTCGGCCGCCTCGCCCGTCGCATACGGGTACGTGGCCGCGCCGCAGCCGGGCCTTGTCCCGCCCCCGCCGCCACCGGTCTCCCCGGCGCCCGCCCCGGCCCTGGCCACTCCCGCCATCCTGGCCGACGTCGCCGATTTCGCCGATTCGAGGACCCCGAGCACCCCGGCGGACGCCATGAGCCCCGAGCCCCTGGCCGCCAGTAGCGCCGGGACTCCGTCAGTTCCGAGGATCGTCTCCGCGCCCGCGGCCCAGTCCGCCCCGGTCCTGCGCTCCGCGCCCAGCGCCGCCCCCGCGCCGCCCGCCCCCGCGCCGCCCGCCCCCGCGCCGCCCGCCCTGGTGGCGCCGTCGGGCCCCTCGGCTCCCTCGACCACCGCCTCCCCCGCGTCGATCTCAGACACGCTGGTGACTGGTCGGCTCCTGGCTCCCGCCCCCCCGGCGTCCCCGGCGCGTGGCCCGCTTCCCGCGCCGATCGCGGAGCCCGTCTCCGGGGCGGGCGGCGTCGGCAGCGCGCCCCACGCGCCGAGCGCCCCCGGCTCCCCGGTGGCCGCCAGTGCCCCGGGTACCCCTGGCGCCGCCGCGGCCCCGACCGCCCAGCCCGAGCAACTCGTGCCCGCCATCCCGTCCGGCGCGGGGAGCCGCCGCAAGCCCGAGCCGATGATGGAGGACATCCCCGCCCCCGACCTCGAGGGCCCCTACCCCGAGCTCGAGATCAAGCCCGTCATGCCCGTCTACGGTCCCAAGGACGCCGTCCTGCGCTACTCGCGCTCGCTGGCCAGGCTCGGCGCGGACCTGGATGGGTTCGTCGTCGCCGACCGCGTGGCCGCCGGCGGGGTCCTCGAGGCCGACTGGCCGGGTCCCGCCAACCTGCAGATCGAGACCGCCTTCCTGCGCGCCCACGCCAAGCGCCTCCTGCGCGACCACCAGGGCGCCATCCGTGAGCGCCACCGCATGCGCTCCTCCATCGGGGCGCGCGACGGCGAGCTCGGCTTCCTGCGCCTGGACATCCTCAGCCTGTGCGACGAGTTCGCGGCCGACGCCCAGGACACCCCCGAGGGCGAGAGTCTCGACGCCGTCCGCGCCGCCGCCCTGTCCGAACGTGCCCATCACTACCTGGAGGCCCTGTGGGGGCTCGTCCAGGACTCCCTGGAGCGCCTCGGCGCGCTGGAGCGCGCCGGCAAGCGCGACAGCGCCGTCCAGGGCACCGAGCACCGTCGCCTCGTCCAGATGGGCAACACCGCCGCCGATCTCGCCCGCGTCCTCTCAGCGCTGTCCGACCCCGATGGCGCCGATGCCGCCATCGCGCTCTTCGAGTGGATCCTCGATGCCGTCCCCGAGGGGTTCCACGGCGACCATCCCGCTGACGACCTCGACCTCCTGCGGGCCCGGCGCCTCAACGAGGCCGGCTTCCCGCATCGCGCCAGCGCGCTGGCCGACGCTGTCCTTCGCCGTCACGACCGCGCTCCCGTGCTCGCCGCCGTGAACGCCCGCACGATCCTCGCCGAGACCACCGCCGCCGATCACGCCACCAACGTCTCGCTGGAGCAGCGGCGCCAGGCGGCCGACGCCCTCACCGCCCTCAAGGCCCCCGTGAGCGGCCCACTGGCCACGGTCTCACTGGGCCGCGCCCTGGCGCGGGACGGCCGTACCGCCGAGGCCGTCGAGGCCTTCTCCACGGCCCTGTCAGAACTGGGCGCCGTCGACGCCACCGGCGTCGAGCTCTACATCCGGGGACTTCTCGCCTCCGCGCAATCCGACATCGGGCAGAACCGGGGAGTCGTCGACAACGCCACCGCCGCCGCCCGGCTCCTCGTGCGCGACGGCCACGTGGGCAGGGCCATCGAGCAACTGACCATCGCCGCGAGGGCCGCCGCTGACCTCGGCGACAACGCCACCGCCGCCGACCTGCACCGTCAGATCGCCGACCTCCATGGCACCGGCACCGAGGACGGCAAGCGCCACCGCTCCCGCTGCCTTCGCCAGGCCGCCCGCGCCATCGTCGACGCGCCCAGCCGGGACGAGGCCGTCGAGCATCTTGATGAGGCGCGCGTCCTCATGGAGGAGTCGCGCGAGTTGCTCGTGGAGTCCTTCTCTGGGAAGGACCGGGCCTGGGAGCGCGGCGCCTGGCACAACGCCTACGCGTTCATCCTGGGGCGCGCCGGCCATGACTCGGAGGTCGTCCCGTACTGCGAGGCCGCCGTCGAGGGATTCATGGCCAAGGACGACCGCCAGGCCGCGGCGGAGCCGCTGACCCGCATGATCCGCGCGCTCATCGAGCTCGATGAGCGCGATCAGGCGCGCCGCGCCTGCGACCGCCTCCGCGAGCTCCTGGCCGATCCGCGATGGGAGGGCAGTGACGCGCTGGCCTTCGTCGATGAGGTGGCCCCGGGGCTGGCCTAGTGGGCGACGCGGTCGCCGGCGGGGCGGGGGAGCGTGGGCAGGGCCACCGATGAGCGAGGCGGACACGGCGCGGACCGCATGACACGGCCCGCGAACTGGAGGACCATGGTCCCTGTGGGGGTGTCGCCGCCCCCCACCGCGCACCGAGCACAGGGAGTTCTCATGGCCATCGCCACCTCGCACCGCTTCTCCTCCGACGATCTGCCCGTAGAGGCGGGCCGCTACCGGCTTGTCGCCTCGCCGTCATGCCCCTGGTCGCGCAGGGTCCTCATCGCCCGGCGCGTGCTGGGCCTGACCGAGGCCCTCCCGCTGTCCATGTGCTATGGCCGGGGGGAGGACGGCTTCTGGGAGCTCACCGGCCCCGATGGCGAGCCCGGTACCGATGCCGTCCTGGGCGCCCGCTCCCTGGCCGAGGTTTACGCCGCCACCCCCGGTTACACCCCGCCACCCACTGTCCCGGCCCTCGTGGACACCACCACCGGGCAGGTCGTGTCCGACGACTCCGGCACGCTCCTGTTCGACCTCGCCACAGCCTGGTGGGACCTGCGCGGGGCCGGCGCCCCCGACCTCTACCCCTTGAACCGCCGCAACTCCACTGACGCCTGGGACGAGTGGATCGGCAAGCACATCAACCGCGGCCACGGAGTCGCCACCCACTCCAAGGATGAGGCCAAGGCGGCCGCGGCCGCGCAGGGCGTGCTCGTGGCCTTCGACGTTGTCGACACGATGCTCGCGCGCGCCACCCGCATGCACCCCTCCCGCGA includes these proteins:
- a CDS encoding glutathione transferase, producing the protein MAIATSHRFSSDDLPVEAGRYRLVASPSCPWSRRVLIARRVLGLTEALPLSMCYGRGEDGFWELTGPDGEPGTDAVLGARSLAEVYAATPGYTPPPTVPALVDTTTGQVVSDDSGTLLFDLATAWWDLRGAGAPDLYPLNRRNSTDAWDEWIGKHINRGHGVATHSKDEAKAAAAAQGVLVAFDVVDTMLARATRMHPSREGGMTLVDLPPLSSIVSIGQFLCGTEPTGSDIRLFTTVQAYEYGGRQSYPGGEAPQISFWPALSRWFRALEQRPGWVSSDERGALGL